One window from the genome of Yarrowia lipolytica chromosome 1B, complete sequence encodes:
- a CDS encoding uncharacterized protein (Truncated form of YALI0B09845g, similar to uniprot|P16451 Saccharomyces cerevisiae YGR193c PDX1 pyruvate dehydrogenase complex protein X, similar to Saccharomyces cerevisiae PDX1 (YGR193C); ancestral locus Anc_5.153) — protein MLLSFPDLAAASRFRVLVPLLSDRTHSRHFTNPVLHTTPRLYQASNFAMPAMSPTMTEGGIVSWKVKEGDEFSAGDVILEIETDKAQIDVEAADDGVMAKIYKKDGDKDIQVGDTIAVIAEPGDDIKTIDIPAPVESDGKPAPKEEAKEEVKEAPKEEAKAPAPKAPSTPKEAPKTESSSAPSSSGYSAPANPAQTLLPSVSSLLVANGISKEDAFAKIKATGPHGRLLKGDILAYLGKVPEGSPGAVADEINKRSHLDLSNIKPAKKSDAAAPTGAAKAGDAAAPATKAAPEPVIFTSFLDVAHFEPEDQLELQRIVKQAIKLAKYDAVELAKPRRSANVDPDFEAIIGPAKGTKFYDVNVIYPKSTKRALSNGADLYDILSDRKPRKAAVQVPSNTVQVDVTVNDKVPGAEKRAKLFLNRLEYHLTVEE, from the coding sequence ATGCTATTATCCTTTCCTGACCTAGCTGCGGCTAGTCGTTTCCGTGTATTGGTTCCGTTGTTGTCCGATCGGACCCACAGCCGTCATtttactaacccagtgcTCCACACCACCCCTCGCCTCTATCAGGCCAGCAACTTTGCCATGCCAGCCATGAGTCCCACCATGACCGAGGGAGGCATTGTGTCGTggaaggtcaaggagggcgACGAGTTTTCAGCTGGTGATGTCATCCTTGAGATCGAAACCGACAAGGCCCAGATCGACGTCGAGGCTGCTGACGATGGAGTCATGGCCAAGatctacaagaaggacggtGACAAGGACATTCAGGTCGGAGACACCATTGCTGTGATTGCTGAGCCCGGAGATGACATCAAAACCATTGATATTCCTGCTCCTGTCGAGTCGGACGGCAAGCCTGCtcccaaggaggaggccaaggaggaggtcaaggaggccccTAAGGAGGAGGCTAAGGCCCCTGCCCCTAAGGCTCCTTCTAcccccaaggaggctcCCAAGACCGAATCGTCTTCTGCTCCCTCATCATCCGGCTACTCTGCCCCCGCTAACCCCGCACAGACCCTTCTCCCTTCGGTGTCCTCGCTTCTTGTGGCCAATGGcatctccaaggaggacgccTTtgccaagatcaaggcCACCGGTCCCCACGGCCGGCTTCTCAAGGGCGACATTCTCGCCTACCTCGGAAAGGTCCCTGAGGGCTCTCCTGGCGCTGTTGCCGACGAGATTAACAAGCGATCCCATCTCGACTTGTCCAACATCAAGCccgccaagaagagcgatgctgctgctcccacTGGGGCTGCCAAGGCTGgagatgctgctgctcctgctaCCAAGGCTGCTCCCGAGCCTGTCATCTTCACCTCGTTCCTCGATGTGGCCCACTTTGAGCCCGAGGACCAGCTCGAGCTGCAGCGAATCGTCAAGCAGGCCATCAAGCTGGCCAAATACGACGCCGTGGAGCTCGCAAAGCCCCGCCGATCCGCCAACGTGGACCCCGACTTTGAGGCTATCATCGGCCCCGCCAAGGGCACCAAGTTCTACGACGTGAACGTCATCTACCCCAAGTCCACAAAGCGGGCTCTCTCCAATGGGGCCGACCTGTATGACATTCTGTCGGACCGAAAGCCCCGAAAGGCTGCTGTCCAGGTGCCTTCCAACACTGTGCAGGTCGATGTAACAGTCAACGACAAGGTCCCCGGTGCCGAGAAGCGAGCCAAGCTTTTCTTGAACAGACTGGAGTATCATTTGACTGTGGAGGAGTAG
- a CDS encoding uncharacterized protein (Compare to YALI0B09889g, weakly similar to uniprot|O14342 Schizosaccharomyces pombe Hypothetical protein C2F12.12c in chromosome II) — MNRRRSRSPKRREGGSLRSRDDNREYDQHRDRRSRYPSAVEDRERQRSTRDNERTQTQPQRGGQRRDSQPDHEYGDEAQSRKWIEGEGAFLLKQKRMGSILRINQGRASSVDLFNLILMILERDSPANRNYPTYSIHDQEMMEGREAQIPSVETLLDGLKTSDQTQLSEMAKIDPENASYWGSALQSASNRDSQDSSKLSVVRDDIEKVLGGKNREQLADLEARMQKMIDSGAAPNREFFQDLVAHSKDRRMRLVLDEKRSEAIETRYKQLCKEAGTTPQTPFTEELYVKAVEQYNVEWDKRKPQQKSAASEKTPAAPDFQNAVDDGMADGLLPQITDADGVIDLSKGITDESSRDTEEAELYQQSDEIKVDKKTRPRFHNRVVLGFDWNKYNQTHYDSNNLPPKTVQGYKFNIFYPELPEGKTPSYQVIKMKNEDITKQRETCLLKFTAPAPYADLTFRVVDRTWDYAARGDGKYNSSYHNGVLQLHFRFKKDFYKK, encoded by the coding sequence ATGAACAGAAGACGAAGTCGGTCACCCAAGCGACGAGAGGGCGGGTCGcttcggtcacgtgatgacAACCGCGAGTACGACCAACACCGGGATCGGCGGAGTCGGTACCCTTCAGCAGTTGAAGATCGAGAGCGGCAACGGTCCACGCGAGACAACGAGCgtacacaaacacagccGCAACGAGGGGGTCAGAGACGAGACTCGCAGCCAGACCATGAGTACGGCGACGAGGCCCAGAGTCGCAAGTGGATAGAAGGAGAGGGGGCATTTTTGTTGAAACAGAAGCGGATGGGATCCATTCTTCGTATCAACCAGGGTCGTGCATCTTCGGTGGATCTGTTCAATTTGATTCTCATGATTTTGGAGCGCGACAGTCCCGCAAATAGGAATTATCCTACGTACAGCATTCACGAtcaggagatgatggagggACGGGAGGCCCAGATTCCTTCTGTGGAGACTCTTTTGGACGGCTTGAAGACCTCGGATCAGACCCAGTTGTCCGAGATGGCCAAGATTGATCCCGAGAATGCGTCGTACTGGGGATCAGCTCTCCAGTCGGCGTCCAACAGAGACTCTCAGGATTCTAGTAAACTGAGTGTGGTGAGAgacgacattgaaaaaGTGCTGGGAGGTAAGAACAGAGAGCAGTTGGCAGATCTGGAGGCTCGGATGCAAAAAATGATAGATTCGGGAGCCGCACCCAACCGGGAGTTCTTCCAGGATCTTGTGGCGCATTCTAAGGATCGAAGAATGCGGTTGGTGCTGGATGAGAAGCGATCCGAGGCAATTGAGACCAGATACAAGCAGCTGTGTAAGGAGGCTGGAACCACGCCGCAGACTCCGTTCACCGAAGAGCTGTACGTCAAGGCTGTTGAGCAATACAATGTTGAATGGGACAAGAGAAAGCCCCAACAGAAGTCTGCTGCTTCCGAGAAGactccagctgctcctgaCTTCCAAAACGCCGTTGACGACGGAATGGCTGACGGTCTGTTGCCCCAGATCACAGACGCCGACGGTGTTATCGACCTTTCCAAGGGTATCACTGATGAGAGTTCGCGAGATACTGAAGAGGCCGAGCTGTACCAACAAAGTGATGAGATCAAggtggacaagaagactcGTCCCCGGTTCCACAACCGAGTTGTTCTTGGATTCGACTggaacaagtacaaccagACGCATTACGACTCCAACAACCTGCCTCCTAAAACCGTGCAGGGTTACAAGTTCAACATCTTCTACCCCGAGCTACCCGAAGGCAAGACTCCTTCATACCAGGTCATCAAGATGAAGAACGAAGACATCACAAAACAGCGGGAGACCTGTCTGCTAAAATtcacagctccagctccataTGCAGACTTAACATTTCGCGTTGTGGATCGAACATGGGATTATGCTGCTCGAGGAGACGGCAAATACAACTCCAGCTACCATAATGGTGTTCTGCAACTTCATTTCCggttcaagaaggacttcTATAAAAAGTAA
- a CDS encoding uncharacterized protein (Compare to YALI0B09955g, no similarity), with amino-acid sequence MGRLIRRVARGKLLDPIPQDDYKQLQTLVSSRPDNAYFIRDMCTRGVVLTFTTANYARCFIILHMLFNDGPINFIKQVDIQRKTGMLDHTPLDPKNEDKPLAISDKTTAQLFVPYFAYLRMRLSLQERFGTDFLRQKLDNKSITLDTLMNKKSPDALPPKYVEMLSTLLDMTNTILKIAPCPQVLYPVLSRDLSVLFSLLSDGLATILSVFTSLSLPEAAHGLLIYKNFVALNVTSQTSRYLNMSVPQIDETLTKTIESWLRSEQLSRAVPLPNSPPESLAESVNGSPKSAKSTQIISNISHRQFQRNPASVGLQEPSSVSLSPPKSVYSARSSSLLSHRKNISFDFSETVAQNVSRFIEQSDSDEEEAQAFPIFNAKLSDRTITGYLTQESDDTNSNGTDQDSSSASSATTTTGSPTFVITSTPPKSPRDSDELLECFNDPECEPSPKVSLRKMRPPQLNLTRDVDYDDNVGIAFLKSASSDSSDWSEIFSPLENDSKVCLSFTPSTVPSSPHASTSSMGLAVGYSDTGTSAGSTYSQRRWKRFFSRN; translated from the coding sequence ATGGGCAGACTGATACGAAGAGTGGCCCGAGGCAAGCTCCTGGACCCAATACCCCAGGATGactacaagcagctgcaaACGTtagtctcctccagacccGACAATGCGTACTTCATTCGAGACATGTGCACTCGAGGGGTGGTTTTGACCTTTACCACCGCCAATTACGCCAGATGCTTCATCATCCTTCACATGCTCTTCAATGACGGACCCATCAACTTCATCAAGCAGGTGGACATTCAGAGAAAGACTGGAATGCTCGATCATACGCCCCTGGATCCCAAGAATGAAGACAAACCGCTAGCAATCTCCGATAAAACCACAGCCCAGCTGTTTGTGCCGTACTTTGCATACCTTCGAATGCGTCTGAGTCTCCAGGAGAGGTTTGGAACCGATTTTCTGAGGCAAAAACTCGACAATAAGAGCATCACGCTCGATACTCTCATGAATAAAAAGTCACCAGACGCCCTGCCGCCTAAATACGTTGAGATGTTGTCCACTTTACTGGACATGACCAACACGATTCTCAAGATCGCACCCTGTCCACAAGTGCTGTATCCCGtcttgtcacgtgacttgtcTGTCCTCTTTTCGCTCCTCAGCGATGGACTTGCCACCATTTTGTCTGTCTTCACGTCGCTATCCCTcccagaagctgctcaTGGGCTTCTGATATACAAAAACTTTGTGGCTCTCAATGTCACCTCTCAAACCTCGCGGTACCTCAATATGAGCGTTCCCCAGATTGACGAGACGCTGACAAAGACAATTGAGTCGTGGTTGAGGTCTGAGCAGCTCTCTAGAGCCGTACCCCTCCCCAATTCCCCTCCAGAGTCTCTTGCAGAGTCCGTGAACGGATCTCCCAAGTCCGCTAAATCGACCcagatcatctccaacatctCCCACCGACAGTTTCAGCGCAATCCAGCTTCTGTAGGTCTCCAGGAACCATCAAGTGTGTCTCTATCACCACCCAAGTCGGTGTATTCGGCGAGATCCAGCTCCCTGCTTTCTCATAGAAAGAATATCTCGTTTGATTTCTCGGAAACAGTGGCCCAAAACGTGTCCAGATTCATAGAGCAGTCCGACAGTGATGAGGAAGAAGCGCAGGCCTTCCCGATATTCAACGCCAAGCTGTCTGACCGAACTATTACTGGGTACCTGACCCAGGAGTCTGACGATACCAATAGCAACGGAACAGACCAAGATTCGAGCTCCGCAAGTTCTGCTACAACCACAACCGGAAGTCCAACGTTCGTCATCACTTCAACACCTCCAAAGTCGCCCAGAGACTCCGACGAATTGCTGGAGTGTTTTAATGACCCTGAATGCGAACCATCCCCCAAGGTGTCGCTTCGCAAAATGAGACCTCCCCAACTCAATCTGACGAGAGATGTAGACTACGACGATAATGTGGGCATTGCCTTTTTAAAGTCTGCTTCCTCAGACTCTTCAGACTGGTCTGAGATTTTCTCCCCGCTCGAAAATGATTCAAAGGTATGTCTCTCCTTCACTCCCTCTACcgttccttcttctccacatgCTTCCACTTCCTCCATGGGCCTGGCCGTCGGATACTCCGATACAGGCACTTCTGCGGGAAGTACGTACTCACAGAGACGGTGGAAGCGGTTCTTTAGTCGCAACTAA
- a CDS encoding uncharacterized protein (Compare to YALI0B09977g, similar to uniprot|P39014 Saccharomyces cerevisiae YIL046w MET30 involved in regulation of sulfur assimilation genes and cell cycle progression): MIPPTHSSLPPATHPTSSLPSLVLPPSHSAQDKHKHKRSKPQTDPMKSEARGEPHPNGSGDGADTASVAPTKTSQPPSAHPSSILTQYMKNFQGNLSPDMKDMRRYCYRHHPDLSCSRESDEECMAQIQRSMDELPVKDREGISHCWSIFSASNPRQRSLILQGILTQCCFPQLSQVSSILKDLIRIDFISALPTEVAFKILCYLDTASLCRAAQVSKRWKMLADDDVVWYRMCEQHIDKKCTKCGWGLPLLDKKRLQQSKRSIELRAKNFNPKVDTQGQKVEDKEDQTPQEKVEDLTGEKPSSSSDVQCGHKRKREDDNVAMAAPKTSKTRPWKEVYGERYMVERNWRTGKYSVRKFSGHKLAIMCLQFNHQFLITGSYDTTVKVWCVETGRLIRTLEGHRLGVRALMFDDTKLITGSLDHTIRIWNYRTGQCVCTFRGHENKVLAVDFNDSLIVSGSADKTVKVWNFETKSCFTLRGHTDYVNDVKIHSASGLLFSASDDNTVRVWDLETKRCLRVFGHQNTGGHVHHIQSVIPLTLDHLEDVDHLDADESAIDDADASVVDEADNGHESAIDDSTDGPDLAIADGEIAVQRNSFSVGQVSQCDIFPEPKTPLARKHYPTHMLTGSLDNTIKLWDIKTGKCVRTLFGHAEGVWSIAADHFRVISASHDKTVKVWELHSGRYMHTFGGYREAVTCVAMSDCKFVMGCEDGVARLYNFDMPSRA; this comes from the exons ATGATTCCTCCTACTCATTCCTCTTTACCACCC GCTACCCACCCAACAAGCAGTCTCCCCTCACTCGTCCTTCCACCGTCTCATTCAGCACAggacaaacacaaacacaaacgcTCCAAGCCACAGACCGATCCGATGAAGAGCGAAGCGCGTGGAGAGCCACACCCCAACGGCAGTGGCGACGGCGCTGACACGGCCAGTGTCGCACCCACAAAAACATCACAGCCCCCCTCCGCACACCCTTCGTCGATCCTGACACAGTACATGAAGAACTTCCAGGGAAACCTGTCTCCCGACATGAAGGACATGCGACGATACTGCTACCGGCACCATCCGGACCTCAGTTGCTCCCGCGAGTCCGACGAAGAGTGCATGGCCCAGATCCAACGGTCTATGGACGAGCTGCCCGTCAAGGACAGAGAGGGCATCAGCCACTGCTGGAGCATTTTCTCAGCGTCCAACCCTCGCCAGCGCTCGCTCATTCTGCAGGGCATTCTCACACAATGCTGTTTCCCCCAGCTGTCGCAGGTAAGCTCGATTCTCAAGGACCTCATTCGAATCGACTTCATCTCGGCGCTCCCCACAGAGGTGGCCTTCAAAATTCTGTGCTACCTCGACACGGCATCTCTTTGTCGAGCCGCGCAGGTCAGCAAGCGATGGAAAATGCTCGCAGACGACGACGTGGTCTGGTACCGTATGTGTGAGCAACACATTGACAAAAAATGCACAAAGTGCGGCTGGGGCCTGCCGCTGCTGGACAAGAAGCGCCTGCAGCAGAGCAAACGGTCCATTGAACTGCGGGCCAAGAACTTCAACCCCAAGGTCGACACCCAAGGAcaaaaggtggaggacaaggaaGACCAAACCCCACAagaaaaggtggaggaccTGACAGGGGAAAAGCCATCTTCCTCGTCAGACGTCCAATGCGGACACAAGCGAAAGAGAGAAGACGACAATGTGGCCATGGCTGCACCCAAAACATCCAAGACGCGACCCTGGAAGGAGGTCTATGGAGAACGATACATGGTGGAGCGCAACTGGCGTACCGGCAAGTACTCGGTACGTAAATTTTCCGGCCACAAGCTCGCCATCATGTGCCTGCAGTTCAACCACCAATTCCTCATTACTGGTTCCTACGACACCACTGTCAAGGTGTGGTGTGTTGAGACTGGTCGGCTGATCCGAACCCTCGAGGGTCATCGTCTGGGAGTCCGGGCTCTCATGTTCGACGACACCAAACTCATCACGGGATCTCTGGACCACACTATTCGAATCTGGAACTACCGAACAGGTCAGTGTGTGTGTACCTTCCGAGGTCACGAGAACAAGGTTCTTGCGGTTGATTTCAACGATTCATTGATTGTCTCTGGTTCCGCAGACAAGACCGTCAAGGTGTGGAACTTTGAAACCAAGAGCTGCTTCACTCTGCGGGGCCACACTGACTACGTCAACGACGTTAAAATCCACAGCGCGTCGGGCCTGCTTTTTTCGGCCTCTGACGACAACACTGTTCGAGTGTGGGACTTGGAGACCAAGCGGTGTCTGCGGGTGTTTGGTCACCAGAACACCGGTGGACACGTGCACCACATTCAGTCCGTCATTCCGTTGACTCTCGACCATCTGGAGGACGTTGATCATTTGGATGCCGATGAGAGTGCCATTGATGACGCTGATGCCAgtgttgttgatgaggCCGACAATGGTCACGAAAGTGCAATTGACGACTCTACCGATGGTCCTGATCTTGCTATTGCTGATGGAGAGATTGCTGTCCAGCGAAACTCCTTCTCCGTTGGCCAAGTGTCTCAATGCGACATTTTCCCTGAGCCCAAGACTCCCCTGGCTCGAAAGCACTACCCCACACACATGTTGACGGGATCCCTcgacaacaccatcaagctATGGGACATCAAGACCGGCAAGTGCGTTCGCACTCTGTTTGGTCATGCTGAGGGAGTGTGGTCGATTGCTGCAGATCATTTCCGAGTGATTTCGGCGTCGCACGACAAGACTGTCAAAGTCTGGGAGCTGCATTCTGGTAGGTACATGCACACGTTTGGTGGCTACCGCGAGGCTGTCACCTGTGTGGCCATGAGCGACTGCAAGTTTGTCATGGGCTGCGAGGACGGTGTTGCCCGTCTGTACAATTTTGACATGCCTTCCAGAGCGTAA
- a CDS encoding uncharacterized protein (Truncated form of YALI0B09867g, weakly similar to KLLA-IPF2857.1 Kluyveromyces lactis KLLA0E14586g putative flocculation protein), whose protein sequence is MAVGTPTSVSSEDNNNGSPSTSQGISETSHTTDNGSGTPTSVSSEDNNNGSPSTSQGISETSHTTDNGSGTPTSVSSEDNNNGSPSTSQGISETSHTTDNGSGTPTSVSSEDNNNGSPSPSQGISETSHTTDNGSGTPTSVSSEDNNNGSPSTSQGISETSHTTDNGSGTPTSVSSEDNDNGSPTTTQGNSQTTSSLTPDNDEGTGSGDEDESSTGALSSVSSEDNNNGSPSTSQGISETSHTTDNGSGKPTSVSSEDNDNGSPTTTQGNSQTTSSLTPDNDEGTGSGDENDSSNGGDNGSNGGSNGGSNDGSNGDGSGGGADGGSDNGSNDGSNGDGSDGGADGGSDNGSNDGSNGDGSDGGADGGSDNGSNDGSNGDGSDGGADGGSDNGSNGGSNGDNSDGSSNGGSNGNGTDDGSSGGSDGGSDSDGSNGGSNGGGSDGGSTGDGSNGDGSSGDTGAGSGGEEGGDGSNGGSSGDGSNGDSNGDGSSGDGSSGDGSNGGGSNDDGSNGGSDGGSNGGSNDDGSNGGSNGDGSNGDDSNGGSNGGSNGDDSNGSNGDGSNSDGTNGDDSNGGSNGDGSNGSNGDGSNGDGTNGGSNGDGSNGDSSGGTNGGSGQGSGGEEGGNGSGNDSNGGTTGGSNGSGDSSGGSTGSDDSGSGSGSGSGSSDSGSGGSGSGSGSSGSGSDGSGSGDSGSGSGDSGSGSNGSGSGDSGSGSGSGSSDSGSGGSGSGSGSGSGDSGSGSNGSGSGDSGSGSGSGSSDSGSGGSGSGSGSSGSGSGGSGSGGSGSGSSSSDSGSGGSGDSGSGSNGSGSGDSGSGSGSSDSGSGGSGSGSGSSGSGSGGSGSGSGSSGSGSGGSGSGTDSGFGSGGSGSGGSGGSSSGSSGSGSGSGSGSGSDAGRNPNQAGANASGVAQANTATTYTVSFGLLGLVGIAACF, encoded by the coding sequence ATGGCAGTGGGCACACCCacttctgtttcttctgaagacaacaacaatggcTCCCCTTCTACCTCTCAGGGTATCTCTGAAACTAGCCATACCACCGACAATGGCAGTGGCACACCCacttctgtttcttctgaagacaacaacaatggcTCCCCTTCTACCTCTCAGGGTATCTCTGAAACTAGCCATACCACCGACAATGGCAGTGGCACACCCacttctgtttcttctgaagacaacaacaatggcTCCCCTTCTACCTCTCAGGGTATCTCTGAAACTAGCCATACCACCGACAATGGCAGTGGCACACCCacttctgtttcttctgaagacaacaacaatggcTCCCCTTCTCCCTCTCAGGGTATCTCTGAAACTAGCCATACCACCGACAATGGCAGTGGCACACCCacttctgtttcttctgaagacaacaacaatggcTCCCCTTCTACCTCTCAGGGTATCTCTGAAACTAGCCATACCACCGACAATGGCAGTGGCACACCCacttctgtttcttccgAGGACAATGACAATGGCTCCCCTACCACCACCCAAGGCAACTCtcaaactacaagtagccttACTCCCGACAATGATGAGGGAACAGGCTCgggagatgaagatgagagCTCAACCGGAGCACTTTCTTCTGTTTCCTCTGAAGACAATAACAATGGCTCTCCTTCTACCTCCCAGGGTATCTCTGAAACTAGCCATACTACCGACAATGGCAGTGGAAAACCCacttctgtttcttctgaGGACAATGACAATGGCTCCCCTACCACCACCCAAGGCAACTCtcaaactacaagtagccttACTCCCGACAATGATGAGGGAACAGGCTCGGGAGATGAAAATGACAGCTCAAACGGTGGCGACAATGGTTCCAACGGAGGTTCCAACGGTGGTTCCAACGACGGTTCTAACGGCGATGGCTCTGGTGGAGGCGCCGATGGTGGATCTGATAATGGTTCTAACGACGGTTCCAACGGCGACGGCTCTGATGGAGGTGCCGATGGTGGATCTGATAATGGTTCTAACGACGGTTCTAACGGCGATGGCTCTGATGGAGGCGCCGATGGTGGATCTGATAATGGTTCCAACGACGGTTCCAACGGCGACGGCTCTGATGGAGGCGCCGATGGCGGATCTGATAATGGTTCCAATGGAGGTTCTAACGGCGATAACTCTGACGGAAGCTCCAACGGAGGATCCAACGGTAATGGCACTGATGACGGTTCGAGCGGTGGTTCAGACGGAGGATCCGACAGCGACGGATCCAATGGAGGTTCTAATGGTGGCGGATCTGACGGAGGGTCTACCGGCGATGGTTCCAACGGAGACGGCTCTAGCGGAGACACTGGTGCAGGATCCGGTGGCGAAGAAGGCGGCGACGGATCTAACGGAGGATCTAGTGGCGACGGTTCCAATGGAGACTCCAACGGCGATGGATCTAGCGGCGACGGATCTAGCGGCGATGGATCcaatggaggaggctcCAACGATGATGGATCCAATGGAGGTTCCGATGGCGGTTCTAATGGCGGTTCCAACGACGACGGTTCCAATGGAGGCTCCAATGGCGATGGATCGAACGGAGATGATTCCAATGGCGGTTCTAATGGCGGTTCCAACGGCGACGATTCCAATGGATCTAACGGCGACGGTTCCAACAGCGACGGCACCAATGGAGATGATTCCAATGGCGGTTCCAACGGCGACGGTTCCAACGGATCTAACGGAGACGGTTCCAACGGCGACGGCACCAATGGAGGCTCCAACGGCGACGGTTCAAACGGGGACTCCAGCGGAGGTACCAATGGTGGATCTGGTCAAGGATCTGGTGGCGAAGAAGGAGGCAATGGATCTGGCAATGATTCTAATGGTGGCACCACGGGAGGTTCCAATGGCTCCGGTGATtcttctggaggctctACAGGATCTGACgactcaggctcaggctcaggctcaggctcgGGCTCTAGTgattctggctctggtggatcaggctcaggctcaggctctAGTGGTTCTGGTTCAGACGGATCAGGCTCAGGCGACTCAGGCTCTGGCTCAGGCgactcaggctcaggctctAATGGATCAGGCTCTGGCgactcaggctcaggctcaggctcgGGCTCTAGTGATTCCGGCTCTGGTGGatcaggctcaggctcaggctctggctcaggcgactcaggctcaggctctAATggatctggctctggcgactcaggctcaggctcaggctcgGGCTCTAGTGATTCCGGCTCTGGTGGatcaggctcaggctcaggctccagtggttctggctctggtggatctggctctggtggatcaggctcaggctcgAGCTCTAGTGATTCCGGCTCTGGTGGATCAGGCgactcaggctcaggctctAATggatctggctctggcgactcaggctcaggctcaggctctAGTGATTCCGGCTCTGGTGGatcaggctcaggctcaggtTCTAgtggttctggctctggtggatcaggctcaggctccGGCTCTAgtggttctggctctggcggATCAGGCTCAGGCACAGACTCGGGCTTTGGCTCTGGCGGATCAGGCTCTGGCGGATCAGGAGGCTCTTCAAGTGGATCTAGCGGATCAGGCTCAGGTTCAGGCtccggctctggatctgatGCAGGTAGAAACCCTAACCAAGCTGGCGCAAATGCATCTGGCGTCGCTCAGGCCAACACTGCCACCACCTATACCGTTTCCTTCGgtctccttggtcttgtggGCATTGCTGCCTGCTTCTAG